The following are encoded together in the Nocardioides sp. Arc9.136 genome:
- a CDS encoding ferredoxin — translation MRVVADLDLCQGHQVCLGEAPQVFAFDDDADRVVVLEEHPDESLRPQVADAVKYCPAMALALQEDRDE, via the coding sequence ATGCGGGTCGTCGCCGACCTCGACCTGTGCCAGGGCCACCAGGTGTGCCTCGGCGAGGCACCCCAGGTCTTCGCCTTCGACGACGACGCCGACCGGGTGGTCGTGCTCGAGGAGCACCCCGACGAGTCCCTGCGCCCGCAGGTGGCCGATGCCGTGAAGTACTGCCCAGCGATGGCGCTGGCTCTCCAGGAGGACCGAGATGAGTGA
- a CDS encoding cytochrome P450, giving the protein MTTTAPRDLLADIPEVSTVLDDQAAEVPEIIRGTGHLPEMRVDPIGLFHRVREECGDVGRFRLADKDVVLVTGAEANEAFFRAPDSTLDQAAAYPFMTPIFGQGVVFDASPEERQQMLKNQALRGDMMRGHAQTIEAEIRRIVADWGDEGEIDLLDFFAELTIYTTSSCLIGKPFREELDGRFARLYHELEHGTDAIAYVDAYADIDSFRRRDAAREELVALVQAIIDRRVARGPVPREERDLLDVLVSLEMSADYVTGIFISMMFAGHHTSSGTASWAMIELLRHPDVMADVVTELDGLYADGSEVSFQALRSIPVLESVLKETLRLHPPLIVLMRLVQEDFELAGRTIPAGAVVASSPRVSNRIEEDFPDAERFDPARYIDPRQEDLQNRWTWIPFGAGRHRCVGNAFAMMQMKAIFSVVLRDFEFEAAQPLDSYRDDFTKMVIQLEQPCRVRYRRRDA; this is encoded by the coding sequence ATGACCACCACCGCCCCGCGCGACCTGCTCGCCGACATCCCGGAGGTCTCCACGGTCCTCGACGACCAGGCGGCCGAGGTGCCCGAGATCATCCGCGGCACCGGCCACCTCCCGGAGATGCGGGTCGACCCGATCGGCCTGTTCCACCGGGTGCGCGAGGAGTGCGGCGACGTCGGCCGCTTCCGGCTCGCCGACAAGGACGTCGTGCTGGTGACCGGAGCGGAGGCCAATGAGGCGTTCTTCCGCGCGCCGGACTCCACGCTCGACCAGGCCGCGGCGTACCCCTTCATGACCCCGATCTTCGGCCAGGGCGTCGTCTTCGACGCCAGCCCCGAGGAGCGCCAGCAGATGCTGAAGAACCAGGCCCTGCGCGGCGACATGATGCGCGGCCACGCGCAGACCATCGAGGCCGAGATCCGCCGGATAGTCGCCGACTGGGGCGACGAGGGCGAGATCGACCTGCTCGACTTCTTCGCCGAGCTGACGATCTACACCACCTCCTCCTGCCTGATCGGCAAGCCGTTCCGCGAGGAGCTCGACGGCCGCTTCGCGCGGCTCTACCACGAGCTCGAGCACGGCACCGACGCCATCGCGTACGTCGACGCGTACGCCGACATCGACAGCTTCCGCCGCCGCGACGCCGCCCGCGAGGAGCTCGTGGCCCTGGTGCAGGCGATCATCGACCGGCGGGTCGCCCGCGGCCCGGTCCCGCGCGAGGAGCGCGACCTGCTCGACGTGCTGGTCTCGCTGGAGATGTCGGCCGACTACGTGACCGGGATCTTCATCTCGATGATGTTCGCCGGGCACCACACCAGCAGCGGCACCGCCTCCTGGGCGATGATCGAGCTGCTGCGCCACCCCGACGTGATGGCCGACGTCGTGACCGAGCTCGACGGCCTCTACGCGGACGGCTCGGAGGTGTCGTTCCAGGCGCTGCGGTCGATCCCGGTGCTGGAGTCGGTGCTCAAGGAGACCCTGCGCCTGCACCCGCCGCTGATCGTGCTGATGCGGCTGGTCCAGGAGGACTTCGAGCTGGCCGGCCGCACCATCCCCGCCGGCGCCGTCGTGGCGTCCTCGCCGCGGGTGTCGAACCGGATCGAGGAGGACTTCCCCGACGCCGAGCGGTTCGACCCGGCCCGCTACATCGACCCGCGCCAGGAGGACCTGCAGAACCGCTGGACCTGGATCCCCTTCGGCGCCGGCCGGCACCGCTGCGTGGGCAACGCGTTCGCGATGATGCAGATGAAGGCGATCTTCTCCGTCGTCCTGCGCGACTTCGAGTTCGAGGCGGCCCAGCCGCTGGACTCCTACCGCGACGACTTCACCAAGATGGTCATCCAGCTCGAGCAGCCCTGCCGCGTGCGCTACCGCCGCCGGGACGCGTGA
- a CDS encoding SDR family oxidoreductase: MSRGRYAQPERRPAVVAGASSGIGAETARALAAAGFPVALGARRTDRCEELAAAIRAEGGEAVAHPLDVSSEESVADFAAKVTADIGDVEVVISNAGLVGPGRLLEVGTERFARELDVNLVGPYRLVRTFVPPMVERRRGDVLFVSSDVALRARPFMSAYTAGKSGLEGLVESLQMELEGTGVRASVVRPGPTWSEMGGDWEAEQAAFVLEQWVRFGLARHPHFLKARAIADAITTVVSAPRGVHISPVDVNPEAPVEDPS, encoded by the coding sequence GTGAGCCGGGGCAGGTACGCCCAGCCCGAGCGCCGCCCCGCGGTGGTCGCCGGCGCCTCCTCGGGCATCGGTGCGGAGACGGCCCGGGCCCTCGCGGCCGCCGGCTTCCCCGTCGCGCTCGGTGCGCGGCGTACCGACCGCTGCGAGGAGCTCGCCGCCGCCATCCGCGCCGAGGGCGGCGAGGCCGTCGCCCACCCCCTCGACGTCAGCTCGGAGGAGTCGGTCGCGGACTTCGCCGCGAAGGTGACCGCCGATATCGGCGACGTCGAGGTCGTCATCAGCAACGCCGGCCTCGTCGGGCCGGGCCGCCTGCTCGAGGTCGGCACCGAGCGGTTCGCCCGCGAGCTCGACGTCAACCTGGTGGGCCCCTACCGGCTGGTCCGGACGTTCGTGCCCCCAATGGTCGAGCGCCGCCGCGGTGACGTCCTCTTCGTCTCCTCCGACGTCGCGCTGCGGGCCCGGCCGTTCATGTCGGCCTACACCGCCGGCAAGTCCGGGCTCGAGGGGCTCGTGGAGTCGCTGCAGATGGAGCTCGAGGGCACCGGCGTCCGCGCCTCGGTCGTGCGCCCCGGGCCGACCTGGAGCGAGATGGGCGGCGACTGGGAGGCCGAGCAGGCGGCGTTCGTGCTCGAGCAGTGGGTCCGGTTCGGGCTGGCCCGCCACCCGCACTTCCTCAAGGCCCGCGCCATCGCCGACGCCATCACCACGGTCGTCAGCGCGCCCCGCGGCGTCCACATCAGCCCCGTCGACGTCAACCCCGAAGCACCCGTGGAGGACCCGTCATGA
- a CDS encoding cytochrome P450 codes for MSTTFEPAAAPVVFDPYDYDFHEDPYPVYARLRAEAPLHHNAEHDFWSLSRHADIAAAVRDDDTFSNAMGVSLDKSAWGPHAHKVMSFLAMDAPHQARLRSLVSRAFTPRRVRGLEPRVQALTEHYLGFALEGAGSGDEVDLDWIAAFAGKLPMDVISEMMGVPEADRDEVRRLADLVVHREEGVRDVPPAGMEAALTLVGYYAEMLAERRRQPTEDLTSALLAVRLDDEAGGSGAGDRLGDDEIIAFLFLMVVAGNETTTKLLGNALFHLTAHPEQLADVLDAGPGPDGLVGPWIEETLRHDTSSQMVARHLKRDLALHGTVAPAGSKLLLLLGSANRDETVFTEPTVFDLHRERAELSQILSFGGGRHFCLGANLARLEARVALAHLVGVADGLEVDHGAAVRVHSTSVRGFASLPTRVRLR; via the coding sequence ATGAGCACGACGTTCGAGCCGGCGGCCGCGCCCGTGGTCTTCGACCCCTACGACTACGACTTCCACGAGGACCCCTACCCGGTCTACGCCCGGCTCCGCGCCGAGGCGCCGCTGCACCACAACGCCGAGCACGACTTCTGGTCGCTGAGCCGGCACGCCGACATCGCGGCCGCGGTGCGCGACGACGACACCTTCTCCAACGCCATGGGCGTCTCGCTCGACAAGAGCGCGTGGGGTCCGCACGCGCACAAGGTCATGTCGTTCCTGGCGATGGACGCCCCGCACCAGGCGCGGCTCCGGTCGCTGGTCTCGCGTGCGTTCACCCCGCGCCGGGTCCGCGGGCTGGAGCCGCGGGTGCAGGCGCTCACCGAGCACTACCTCGGGTTCGCCCTCGAGGGCGCCGGCAGCGGCGACGAGGTCGACCTGGACTGGATCGCCGCCTTCGCCGGCAAGCTCCCGATGGACGTCATCTCCGAGATGATGGGCGTCCCGGAGGCCGACCGCGACGAGGTACGCCGCCTGGCCGACCTGGTCGTCCACCGCGAGGAGGGCGTGCGCGACGTGCCGCCGGCCGGCATGGAGGCCGCGCTCACGCTCGTCGGCTACTACGCCGAGATGCTCGCCGAGCGCCGCCGGCAGCCGACCGAGGACCTCACCAGCGCGCTGCTCGCGGTCCGCCTGGACGACGAGGCCGGCGGGAGCGGCGCGGGGGACCGGCTCGGCGACGACGAGATCATCGCCTTCCTCTTCCTCATGGTGGTCGCGGGCAACGAGACGACCACCAAGCTCCTCGGCAACGCGCTCTTCCACCTCACCGCCCACCCCGAGCAGCTCGCCGACGTCCTCGACGCCGGACCTGGCCCCGACGGGCTCGTCGGTCCGTGGATCGAGGAGACGCTGCGCCACGACACCTCCAGCCAGATGGTCGCCCGGCACCTCAAGCGCGACCTGGCCCTGCACGGCACCGTCGCGCCGGCCGGCTCCAAGCTGCTGCTGCTGCTCGGCTCGGCCAACCGCGACGAGACGGTGTTCACCGAGCCGACCGTCTTCGACCTGCACCGCGAGCGGGCCGAGCTCTCCCAGATCCTCAGCTTCGGCGGCGGCCGGCACTTCTGCCTGGGCGCCAACCTGGCCCGGCTCGAGGCCCGGGTCGCCCTCGCGCACCTGGTGGGGGTCGCCGACGGCCTCGAGGTCGACCACGGCGCCGCCGTACGGGTGCACTCCACGAGCGTGCGCGGGTTCGCCTCGCTCCCGACCCGGGTGCGCCTCCGGTGA
- a CDS encoding TetR/AcrR family transcriptional regulator translates to MSSYVSNAPRQELGSRRAETVERLFTAGAEELDEVGHEALTIRSVASRAGVSAATAYTYFASKNHLFAELFWRHLAEDADVVAQGATPVERVQDVTRRMAARLAASPALAAAVTPALLSSDADVARLRLRIGGEFLDRFSRALGEHAEPAVLEALVLAFSGALLQAGMGVLTYTDMGERLDAVVAAILEGHA, encoded by the coding sequence GTGTCCAGTTATGTGTCCAACGCCCCGCGGCAGGAGCTCGGGTCGCGCCGGGCGGAGACCGTGGAGCGGCTCTTCACGGCCGGCGCCGAGGAGCTCGACGAGGTGGGGCACGAGGCGCTGACGATCCGGTCGGTGGCCAGCCGGGCGGGGGTGTCGGCGGCGACGGCGTACACCTACTTCGCCTCCAAGAACCACCTCTTCGCCGAGCTGTTCTGGCGCCACCTCGCCGAGGACGCCGACGTGGTGGCGCAGGGGGCGACCCCGGTCGAGCGGGTCCAGGACGTGACCCGTCGGATGGCGGCGCGGCTGGCCGCCAGCCCGGCGCTCGCCGCGGCGGTCACCCCGGCGCTGCTGAGCTCCGACGCCGACGTCGCCCGGCTGCGGCTGCGGATCGGCGGGGAGTTCCTCGACCGGTTCTCCCGGGCGCTGGGGGAGCACGCGGAGCCGGCCGTGCTGGAGGCGCTGGTGCTGGCGTTCTCCGGGGCGCTGCTGCAGGCCGGCATGGGCGTCCTGACCTACACCGACATGGGCGAGCGGCTCGACGCCGTCGTCGCCGCGATCCTGGAGGGACACGCATGA
- the fadD1 gene encoding fatty-acid--CoA ligase FadD1, with the protein MAENVQQLVRERAEDDGVAVKHGDRTWTWREHVAEASAEASALLGLVDPERPVHVAVLLGNTPDMLRSMAAAALGGYVLCGVNNTRRGAGLAADVRRCDAQVLLTDAEHRPLLEGLDLDGVRVLEVGTPEYDELVAGAGPLVPHREVEAMDTFMMIFTSGTSGDPKAVQVAHLMVLFAGITLIDKYAVTADDTCYLSMPLFHSNAVLAGWSVAIGSGAAMAPAKFSASHFLDDVRHYGATYMNYVGKPLAYVLATPEQPDDADNPLRVAFGNEASDRDIEEFSRRFGCTVWDGFGSTESAVIITREPGTPKGSIGKGFDGVAIYDPETVTECEPAVFDEHGALANADRAVGELVNTQGAGYFSGYYNDQAANDERMRHGMFWSGDLAYRDADGWIYLAGRTADWMRVDGENLAAAPIERIFLRLPQLNRVAVYAVPDGNVGDQVMAAIVLQDDAVLTPAELEAFLAEQQDLSPKAWPRYVRVAPDLPSTATNKVVKRELIAQGPTPGDGELWVREERGRTYAPAGAPVPA; encoded by the coding sequence ATGGCGGAGAACGTGCAGCAGCTGGTGCGGGAGCGGGCCGAGGACGACGGGGTCGCGGTCAAGCACGGCGACCGCACCTGGACGTGGCGCGAGCACGTCGCGGAGGCCTCGGCGGAGGCGTCGGCGCTGCTGGGGCTCGTCGACCCCGAGCGCCCGGTCCACGTGGCGGTCCTGCTCGGCAACACCCCCGACATGCTGCGGTCGATGGCCGCGGCCGCCCTGGGCGGCTACGTGCTGTGCGGGGTCAACAACACCCGGCGCGGGGCCGGGCTGGCCGCCGATGTACGCCGCTGCGACGCGCAGGTGCTGCTCACCGACGCCGAGCACCGGCCGCTGCTCGAGGGGCTCGACCTCGACGGGGTGCGCGTGCTCGAGGTGGGCACGCCGGAGTACGACGAGCTCGTCGCCGGCGCCGGGCCGCTCGTGCCGCACCGCGAGGTCGAGGCCATGGACACCTTCATGATGATCTTCACCTCCGGGACGAGCGGTGACCCCAAGGCCGTGCAGGTGGCGCACCTGATGGTGCTCTTCGCCGGCATCACGCTCATCGACAAGTACGCCGTCACCGCGGACGACACCTGCTACCTCTCGATGCCGCTGTTCCACTCCAACGCGGTCCTCGCCGGGTGGTCGGTCGCGATCGGGTCCGGTGCCGCGATGGCGCCGGCGAAGTTCTCGGCCTCGCACTTCCTCGACGACGTGCGCCACTACGGCGCGACGTACATGAACTACGTCGGCAAGCCGCTCGCCTACGTCCTCGCGACACCGGAACAGCCCGATGACGCCGACAACCCGCTGCGCGTGGCGTTCGGCAACGAGGCCAGCGACCGCGACATCGAGGAGTTCTCGCGCCGGTTCGGCTGCACCGTCTGGGACGGCTTCGGCTCGACCGAGAGCGCGGTGATCATCACCCGTGAGCCCGGGACGCCCAAGGGCTCGATCGGCAAGGGCTTCGACGGCGTCGCGATCTACGACCCCGAGACCGTCACCGAGTGCGAGCCGGCGGTCTTCGACGAGCACGGCGCGCTGGCCAACGCCGACCGGGCCGTCGGGGAGTTGGTCAACACCCAGGGCGCCGGCTACTTCTCCGGCTACTACAACGACCAGGCGGCCAACGACGAGCGGATGCGCCACGGGATGTTCTGGTCGGGGGACCTGGCCTACCGCGACGCCGACGGCTGGATCTACCTCGCCGGCCGGACCGCGGACTGGATGCGGGTCGACGGCGAGAACCTCGCCGCAGCCCCGATCGAGCGGATCTTCCTGCGCCTGCCGCAGCTCAACCGGGTCGCGGTGTATGCCGTCCCCGACGGCAACGTCGGCGACCAGGTGATGGCCGCAATCGTGCTGCAGGACGACGCCGTGCTGACCCCGGCCGAGCTCGAGGCGTTCCTCGCCGAGCAGCAGGACCTCTCGCCGAAGGCCTGGCCGCGCTACGTCCGCGTGGCCCCCGACCTCCCCTCCACGGCCACCAACAAGGTCGTCAAGCGCGAGCTGATCGCCCAGGGCCCCACGCCCGGCGACGGCGAGCTGTGGGTGCGCGAGGAGCGAGGTCGCACCTACGCCCCCGCCGGCGCCCCCGTCCCCGCCTGA
- a CDS encoding PaaI family thioesterase, producing the protein MSHPVFVHEDVPTAEVDRLEALHRPLADSVRELVDATIRTTVDDEEVHAVRAEVDALVARLRARQLDGPAGVRYNSEARSWSWGNAVVGQRNAVAPPLRVVHEPDGLAHAETVLGAAYEGPPGMVHGGVAAMLLDHVMGETASASKRVTFTGTLTMRYVRSTPLGPVRIESRIAREEGRKVFVVATIGDPDGVTVEADGVFIVPRWAT; encoded by the coding sequence GTGAGCCACCCGGTCTTCGTCCACGAGGACGTCCCCACCGCCGAGGTCGACCGGCTCGAGGCGCTGCACCGGCCGCTCGCCGACAGCGTCCGCGAGCTCGTCGACGCCACTATCCGCACCACCGTCGACGACGAGGAGGTGCACGCGGTCCGCGCGGAGGTCGACGCCCTCGTCGCCCGGTTGCGCGCCCGCCAGCTCGACGGCCCCGCCGGCGTCCGCTACAACTCCGAGGCCCGCAGCTGGAGCTGGGGCAACGCCGTGGTCGGCCAGCGCAACGCGGTCGCGCCGCCGCTGCGGGTCGTCCACGAGCCCGACGGGCTGGCCCACGCCGAGACCGTGCTCGGCGCGGCGTACGAGGGACCGCCCGGCATGGTCCACGGCGGCGTCGCCGCGATGCTGCTCGACCACGTCATGGGCGAGACGGCGAGCGCGTCCAAGCGGGTGACCTTCACCGGGACGCTCACCATGCGCTACGTCCGGAGCACGCCGCTCGGGCCGGTGCGGATCGAGAGCCGCATCGCCCGCGAGGAGGGACGCAAGGTGTTCGTCGTCGCGACGATCGGCGACCCCGACGGGGTGACCGTCGAGGCCGACGGCGTCTTCATCGTCCCCCGCTGGGCCACCTGA
- a CDS encoding alpha/beta hydrolase domain-containing protein, whose product MTTLTPLPPGEHGLLAARPGPDLAAAGYVESELVASGTARSWSAAELPQDGRWALAERDRADFATRVVLRAPADPATFSGTLLVEWLNVSSGTDAAPDWTYLAEEVVRRGHAWAGVSAQHIGVMGGVSAVGLGAPSAGLRGQERYAALHHPGDAYAYDVYTEVAGALVDHLAGGPGPVTCLLAVGESQSAYALTTYANGLQPLTGRFDGFLVHSRGGAAMPLGEPGAAVDIGVFRCDPPVRVRDDLDVPVVMVQTETDLTGRLAYLPARQPDADRVRLWEVAGTAHADKFQIGDFEQYLACPRPVNRGQQAYVVRAAVRHLEAWARGGPAAPAAERLEVEDGRFVTDEVGNARGGVRTPAVDAALEVLSGDTEPGAPVICELFGSTLPVEPERLAAAYPDVAAYLAAYERATDAAVAAGFVLAEDRDEVLAEARPDLVEEALRG is encoded by the coding sequence GTGACCACGCTGACGCCCCTCCCGCCCGGCGAGCACGGCCTGCTGGCCGCCCGGCCCGGCCCCGACCTCGCCGCGGCGGGGTACGTCGAGTCCGAGCTGGTCGCGAGCGGCACCGCCCGCTCGTGGAGCGCGGCCGAGCTGCCCCAGGACGGACGGTGGGCGCTGGCCGAGCGCGACCGCGCCGACTTCGCCACCCGGGTCGTGCTGCGCGCGCCGGCCGACCCGGCGACGTTCAGCGGCACCCTGCTGGTGGAGTGGCTCAACGTCAGCTCCGGCACCGATGCCGCCCCGGACTGGACCTACCTGGCCGAGGAGGTCGTCCGTCGCGGCCACGCCTGGGCCGGGGTCTCCGCCCAGCACATCGGCGTGATGGGCGGGGTTTCCGCGGTCGGGCTCGGAGCCCCGAGCGCGGGCCTGCGCGGGCAGGAGCGGTACGCCGCGCTGCACCACCCGGGCGACGCGTACGCCTACGACGTCTACACCGAGGTGGCCGGCGCGCTGGTGGACCACCTCGCCGGCGGGCCCGGCCCGGTCACCTGCCTGCTCGCGGTGGGGGAGTCGCAGTCGGCGTACGCGCTGACGACCTACGCCAACGGCCTTCAGCCGCTCACCGGCCGGTTCGACGGGTTCCTCGTGCACTCCCGCGGCGGCGCCGCGATGCCGCTGGGGGAGCCGGGCGCCGCGGTGGACATCGGCGTCTTCCGCTGCGACCCGCCGGTGCGCGTCCGCGACGACCTCGACGTGCCGGTCGTCATGGTGCAGACCGAGACCGACCTGACCGGCCGCCTGGCCTACCTGCCCGCGCGGCAGCCGGACGCCGACCGCGTGCGGCTGTGGGAGGTCGCGGGCACCGCGCACGCCGACAAGTTCCAGATCGGCGACTTCGAGCAGTACCTCGCCTGCCCGCGGCCGGTGAACCGCGGCCAGCAGGCCTACGTCGTCCGCGCGGCCGTCCGGCACCTCGAGGCGTGGGCGCGCGGCGGACCGGCCGCACCCGCGGCCGAGCGGCTCGAGGTCGAGGACGGCCGGTTCGTGACCGACGAGGTCGGCAACGCCCGCGGCGGGGTCCGCACGCCCGCGGTCGACGCGGCCCTGGAGGTGCTCTCCGGCGACACCGAGCCGGGCGCGCCGGTCATCTGCGAGCTGTTCGGCAGCACGCTGCCGGTCGAGCCCGAGCGGCTGGCGGCGGCGTACCCCGACGTGGCCGCCTACCTCGCGGCGTACGAGCGGGCCACCGACGCCGCGGTCGCGGCCGGGTTCGTCCTCGCCGAGGACCGCGACGAGGTGCTCGCCGAGGCCCGGCCCGACCTCGTCGAGGAGGCGCTGCGGGGGTGA